The Miscanthus floridulus cultivar M001 chromosome 7, ASM1932011v1, whole genome shotgun sequence genome includes a region encoding these proteins:
- the LOC136463884 gene encoding uncharacterized protein At2g24330-like — protein sequence MHVQKYDLDPAAKAAAASVLASKLGEETGLKFHVGEEPKLDAAVARSNDVEIVPSDGLRNRKQPNARGSRTGSPAAHTPAQGTESNLPASADLETAPVPMVVERHQGSGASDGGGWIGKIAALLVGEDPSQSYALICGNCHTHNGLARKEDYPHVTYYCPHCHALNTSKQSMGQYSGSNSGRSTPVVLADGLSTSSSVQETELSNLTTLQELPEEGNAEKQEVEAS from the exons ATGCATGTGCAGAAATATGATCTTGATCCTGCCGCAAAGGCTGCAGCAGCTTCAGTTTTGGCATCTAAGCTTGGGGAGGAGACTGGCTTAAAATTTCATGTTGGAGAAGAACCAAAGCTGGATGCTGCAGTGGCTAGAAGCAATGATGTTGAGATAGTACCGTCAGATGGTTTGCGAAACAGGAAGCAACCCAATGCAAGAGGAAGCAGGACTGGGAGCCCTGCTGCTCATACACCAGCACAGGGAACTGAATCTAATCTACCTGCTAGTGCTGACCTGGAAACTGCACCAGTTCCAATGGTGGTAGAGCGTCATCAAGGTTCAGGGGCTAGTGATGGTGGTGGATGGATTGGAAAGATTGCTGCCTTACTTGTGGGGGAGGACCCATCACAGTCTTATGCTTTGATATGTGGCAACTGCCATACGCATAACG GCTTGGCCCGAAAGGAAGATTACCCACATGTTACTTACTACTGCCCACATTGTCATGCATTAAACACATCAAAGCAGTCCATGGGGCAATACTCAGGCTCCAACTCAGGCCGGTCAACCCCTGTTGTCCTGGCTGATGGATTATCCACTTCCAGTTCAGTACAAGAGACTGAGTTGAGTAACCTGACGACATTGCAGGAGCTACCTGAGGAAGGAAACGCAGAGAAGCAAGAAGTGGAGGCAAGTTGA